A section of the Salmo salar chromosome ssa05, Ssal_v3.1, whole genome shotgun sequence genome encodes:
- the LOC106604871 gene encoding LOW QUALITY PROTEIN: histamine H2 receptor (The sequence of the model RefSeq protein was modified relative to this genomic sequence to represent the inferred CDS: inserted 2 bases in 1 codon), giving the protein MLSMVILGVFLSLLILLTVFGNVLVCLAVCATRRLRCLTNCFIVSLAITDLLLGMLVLPFSALLQLSDWPLGPTICNIYISLDVMLCTASILTLLAISLDRYLAVTAPLRYSSLVLPRRVAFAMALVWAVSLAVSFLPIHLGWNTVDGNVQNRGQGDNMTECNFELNPSYAVVDSSLTFYLPLLIMCWTYHRILRIARAQARRIIHARPRLNNNNSSSSAPRQLTSVTAVALREHKATVTLAAVIGVFVVCWLPYFTLFTIMGLKKQELPSSLXPVVQWLGYINSALNPLLYAALNRDFRSAYARLLRCGYYGYGRGRGRPPSPNTFMTGGGKVCGGEVDLLCGHSSSCRAGPSETGMMLQEVSRGTATPSPQLNNGAAVANGNDRSC; this is encoded by the exons ATGCTGTCTATGGTGATACTCGGTGTTTTCCTGTCCCTGCTCATCCTGCTGACAGTGTTTGGTAACGTCCTGGTTTGTCTGGCCGTCTGCGCCACACGACGTCTCCGCTGCCTCACCAACTGTTTCATCGTCTCCCTCGCCATCACTGACCTGCTGCTTGGCATGCTTGTCCTGCCTTTCTCCGCCCTCCTCCAGCTCAGCGATTGGCCTCTGGGGCCGACCATCTGCAACATCTACATCTCATTGGATGTTATGTTATGCACCGCCTCCATCCTCACGTTATTGGCCATCAGCCTGGACCGCTACCTGGCCGTGACCGCGCCCCTTAGATACTCCTCACTGGTGTTGCCGAGGCGAGTTGCCTTTGCTATGGCGTTGGTGTGGGCGGTGTCGCTAGCGGTGTCATTCCTGCCAATCCACCTGGGCTGGAACACTGTGGACGGCAACGTGCAGAATCGCGGCCAGGGGGACAACATGACAGAGTGTAACTTTGAGCTGAACCCATCGTACGCTGTTGTGGACTCCTCCTTAACCTTCTACCTCCCCTTGCTGATCATGTGCTGGACCTACCACCGTATTCTTCGCATCGCCCGGGCGCAGGCAAGGCGCATCATCCACGCGCGCCCCAGacttaacaacaacaacagctcctCGTCAGCCCCTCGTCAACTCACCTCAGTAACAGCAGTGGCTCTACGGGAACACAAAGCCACAGTGACTCTAGCAGCAGTGATCGGGGTCTTCGTTGTGTGCTGGCTGCCCTACTTCACCCTGTTTACCATTATGGGTCTGAAGAAGCAAGAACTACCCAGCAGCCT CCCCGTGGTGCAGTGGCTGGGGTACATCAACTCAGCTCTGAACCCTTTGCTCTACGCTGCCCTAAACAGAGACTTTAGGTCCGCCTACGCCCGCCTGCTGCGCTGTGGTTACTACGGATACGGCAGGGGGAGGGGCCGgccaccatcccccaacacattcATGACAG GTGGGGGGAAAGTATGTGGAGGGGAGGTGGATCTATTGTGTGGACACTCCTCTTCCTGCAGGGCGGGGCCAAGTGAGACAGGTATGATGCTACAGGAAGTCAGCAGAGGAACGGCCACGCCGTCTCCTCAGCTAAACAACGGGGCCGCTGTCGCCAACGGCAACGACAG ATCCTGCTGA